Proteins from a genomic interval of Candidatus Yanofskybacteria bacterium:
- a CDS encoding NAD(P)-dependent oxidoreductase — MSETKKPTALVTGAYGFVGPHMIKLLIDNGFGVIATDHPNAKPKPLPYNVEYQPCDLANFSDVASLIAKHRPNVEFLVASIFRYDVPREKILKTNHAIMRNCLEATRKYNPDVQHIVAWISASVYGESFRKSKNVNEGHIIIDQPLSENSPMRPRNAYEESKALQHMICQEYEDLPITEIFPMAIYGPGGNYGAMVIIDMMAKNQLPGFPCGGKNRISLVHVSDVCRAALFLAKRQDTIGKCFNLGDRSSYTIKDLMLWLKKEFERVGIRVDLFPVSYPMWLMKFFAWQSERIARKYNHPPLVQRDFLGYFERGYNFLVSSESIRNLGFRFQYNDPLLDGGLRETIEWMREEGLI; from the coding sequence ATGTCAGAAACAAAAAAACCAACTGCTTTGGTAACCGGCGCCTACGGATTTGTGGGGCCGCATATGATAAAACTGCTGATAGATAATGGCTTTGGGGTCATAGCCACAGACCATCCAAATGCTAAACCCAAACCATTGCCTTATAATGTGGAATATCAACCGTGCGATCTGGCAAATTTTTCAGATGTGGCCTCGTTGATTGCTAAACATAGACCAAACGTTGAATTCCTCGTTGCTTCTATTTTTAGATACGATGTTCCGCGAGAAAAAATTCTAAAGACCAATCACGCTATCATGAGAAATTGCTTAGAAGCAACGCGAAAATACAATCCTGATGTTCAACATATTGTGGCTTGGATTTCAGCATCCGTTTATGGAGAAAGTTTCCGCAAGTCAAAGAACGTAAACGAAGGACATATAATCATTGATCAGCCTCTTTCAGAAAACTCACCAATGCGTCCTCGAAACGCCTACGAAGAATCAAAGGCATTACAACACATGATTTGCCAAGAATATGAAGATCTTCCTATAACCGAAATTTTTCCGATGGCAATTTACGGACCGGGTGGTAACTATGGAGCAATGGTGATCATTGACATGATGGCCAAAAACCAGCTCCCGGGTTTTCCGTGCGGTGGCAAAAATAGAATTAGTTTGGTACATGTCTCGGATGTATGCAGGGCGGCGCTTTTCCTTGCTAAACGCCAAGATACAATTGGAAAATGCTTTAATCTTGGCGACCGCTCCAGCTATACCATTAAAGATTTGATGCTGTGGCTAAAAAAGGAGTTTGAACGGGTAGGAATCAGGGTCGATCTTTTCCCGGTTAGCTATCCGATGTGGCTGATGAAGTTTTTCGCATGGCAATCAGAAAGAATCGCACGAAAATATAATCACCCGCCATTAGTTCAACGCGATTTCTTGGGCTACTTTGAACGTGGTTATAACTTTTTGGTTAGTTCTGAGTCTATTCGTAACCTTGGATTTAGATTTCAATATAATGACCCGCTACTTGATGGTGGCCTGCGTGAAACAATTGAATGGATGAGGGAGGAGGGACTGATATGA